Proteins from one Chitinophaga oryzae genomic window:
- a CDS encoding HvfC/BufC N-terminal domain-containing protein: MNSLPDSRQLQQRFTTHLRTGVRTTIPGVAPDRLAHYRHAIFHMVKDTMESAYPVTRANIPRRKWDHMVKTFFARHACTSNQVWKLPLEFYTYAVENSWDEMYDIPYLNDLLAFEWAEIEVFNMEDAEPAAFVATGDWRETPLVLNPEYRLLSFRYPVHQEARRRRLLKQQGAWFVLLHREPVTGHVQFTGLSPWLAFVTEQLAAGITVKDILEYAPQLGITVTAELETDTVAFLRDMHQRQFILGFQP; encoded by the coding sequence ATGAACTCGTTGCCTGACAGCCGCCAGCTACAGCAGCGGTTTACAACACATCTCCGTACCGGGGTACGGACCACTATTCCCGGTGTGGCCCCGGACCGGCTGGCGCACTACCGCCATGCCATTTTCCATATGGTGAAAGACACCATGGAGAGCGCCTATCCGGTTACCCGCGCTAATATCCCCCGGCGGAAATGGGACCATATGGTCAAAACATTTTTTGCGCGCCATGCATGTACCTCCAACCAGGTGTGGAAACTCCCGCTGGAGTTTTATACCTATGCCGTGGAAAACAGCTGGGACGAAATGTATGATATCCCTTACCTGAACGACTTGCTGGCTTTTGAATGGGCGGAGATAGAGGTGTTCAATATGGAAGACGCGGAGCCGGCTGCTTTCGTTGCTACGGGCGACTGGCGTGAAACGCCGCTGGTACTGAACCCCGAATACCGGCTGCTCTCTTTCAGGTACCCTGTTCACCAGGAGGCCAGGCGTCGCCGGCTACTGAAGCAGCAGGGCGCCTGGTTTGTGCTGCTGCACCGTGAACCGGTCACCGGCCATGTGCAGTTTACCGGTCTTTCTCCCTGGCTGGCCTTCGTTACAGAGCAGCTGGCGGCGGGTATAACGGTAAAGGATATACTGGAATATGCGCCACAGCTGGGTATAACGGTAACGGCTGAACTGGAAACGGATACCGTAGCATTTTTAAGAGACATGCACCAGCGACAGTTTATATTGGGTTTTCAGCCCTGA
- a CDS encoding NAD(P)H-dependent oxidoreductase — protein sequence MKVLIVLAHPEPRSLNASLKNAAAEILQRHGHEVAITDLYHQQWEASAGRQDFPALPADERLIYSAVSKKAYLDNEQSPDISAEQEKIKWADVILLQFPLWWFGMPAILKGWIDRTFTNGFGYGTGGRYGNGTLKGKKVMLMITTGATAEQLGPHGIHGAIEDLMFPVHHGVFWYAGAASLPPFVVNSANQVSPERYATILQDLEQRLLSIPDTAPIRYRVGKQDYDEKEVLQPHFATGKSGFALHLADE from the coding sequence ATGAAAGTATTAATCGTATTAGCGCATCCCGAACCCCGCTCCCTCAATGCGTCCCTGAAAAACGCCGCTGCTGAGATACTGCAACGCCACGGCCATGAAGTGGCCATCACCGACCTTTACCATCAGCAATGGGAAGCCTCCGCAGGCCGGCAGGACTTTCCGGCGCTGCCTGCCGATGAACGGCTGATCTATAGCGCCGTTTCCAAAAAAGCCTACCTGGACAACGAGCAGTCGCCCGATATCAGCGCCGAACAGGAGAAAATAAAATGGGCAGATGTGATCTTGTTGCAATTCCCGTTATGGTGGTTTGGCATGCCGGCGATCCTTAAAGGGTGGATAGACCGTACTTTTACTAATGGCTTCGGCTACGGCACCGGCGGCCGCTACGGCAATGGTACCCTTAAAGGCAAAAAAGTGATGCTGATGATCACCACAGGCGCCACTGCAGAGCAACTGGGGCCTCACGGCATCCACGGCGCTATTGAAGACCTCATGTTCCCGGTGCACCACGGCGTGTTCTGGTATGCCGGCGCCGCTTCCTTGCCGCCGTTTGTGGTCAACAGCGCCAACCAGGTGTCTCCTGAACGGTATGCTACCATCCTGCAGGACCTGGAGCAACGCCTGCTCAGCATCCCGGACACCGCTCCCATCCGTTACCGGGTCGGCAAACAGGACTATGATGAAAAGGAAGTATTGCAACCGCACTTTGCAACAGGCAAGAGCGGCTTTGCACTGCATCTGGCAGATGAATAG
- a CDS encoding AraC family transcriptional regulator: protein MPKENIHQPFEIVEMITDRCPLDEHGHNFFELIYIVRGSGRQFINNNEFTYNKGHLFLVTPEDKHLLEVVEETHFFFLRFNKIYLQNQETALLYSKEWTRRMEFILEHASHRPGCIVYHEPDKQLVPAIVAGLIQEQAGKPLYHNEVVRQLVNTLITVVARNIAMKLPAQVGDHTATPVLDIIGYIQEHIYSPQALRAAVIARHFHISLSYLGRYFKKHTGENLQDYITHYKLKLVETRLKHSDLRINEIAAELSFTDESHLTRLFRKHRGMNPSAFRRQFVLN, encoded by the coding sequence ATGCCGAAGGAGAATATTCACCAGCCTTTTGAGATCGTGGAGATGATCACAGACCGTTGTCCGCTGGACGAGCACGGGCACAATTTCTTTGAACTGATCTATATCGTAAGGGGCAGCGGGCGGCAATTTATCAACAATAATGAGTTTACTTACAATAAGGGACATTTGTTCCTTGTGACGCCGGAAGACAAACACCTGTTGGAGGTAGTGGAAGAGACGCACTTTTTTTTCCTCCGGTTTAATAAGATATACCTGCAAAACCAGGAGACGGCCTTGTTATATTCGAAGGAATGGACGCGCCGGATGGAGTTTATTCTCGAGCATGCCAGCCACCGGCCGGGCTGCATTGTGTATCATGAGCCCGACAAGCAGCTGGTGCCGGCCATTGTAGCCGGGCTGATACAGGAGCAGGCCGGCAAGCCGCTGTATCACAACGAAGTAGTAAGGCAGCTGGTGAATACCCTCATTACCGTGGTGGCCAGGAATATTGCCATGAAGCTGCCGGCACAGGTGGGCGACCACACGGCCACGCCTGTACTGGATATCATCGGTTATATACAGGAGCATATTTATTCACCGCAGGCATTACGGGCGGCGGTCATCGCCAGACATTTCCATATTTCTCTCAGTTACCTGGGGCGTTACTTTAAAAAACATACGGGGGAAAACCTGCAGGACTATATTACGCATTACAAGCTGAAGCTGGTGGAGACCCGTTTAAAACACAGCGATCTTCGTATCAACGAAATTGCCGCGGAATTGAGCTTCACAGATGAAAGCCATCTTACCAGATTGTTCAGGAAACACCGGGGTATGAATCCGTCTGCTTTTCGCAGGCAGTTTGTGCTTAACTGA
- a CDS encoding response regulator: protein MQTHPQILIADDDPEDVFIMEMMCKELSFSEHIHFVQDGVTALEYLDALLEKPLPALIILDLNMPRLTGTQTLELLKKHTRYHSIRVIIYSTFLNEIQKQQCINLGAEAFVIKPDTYEEGLEIMQQFHDCSLGNYSFPIAS from the coding sequence ATGCAGACGCACCCACAGATTCTGATAGCCGACGACGACCCCGAAGATGTATTTATCATGGAAATGATGTGTAAAGAGCTTTCCTTTTCCGAACATATCCATTTTGTCCAGGACGGCGTCACTGCCCTGGAATACCTGGACGCACTCCTTGAAAAGCCGCTCCCCGCCCTGATCATTCTCGATCTTAACATGCCCCGCCTGACGGGCACACAGACGCTCGAGCTGCTTAAAAAACATACACGCTACCACTCCATCCGGGTCATCATCTACTCAACTTTCCTGAATGAAATTCAAAAACAACAATGCATTAACCTCGGCGCAGAAGCGTTCGTCATCAAACCGGACACCTACGAAGAAGGATTAGAGATCATGCAACAGTTCCACGATTGCAGCCTCGGCAACTATTCTTTCCCTATAGCCAGCTGA
- a CDS encoding ThuA domain-containing protein has translation MKFRATSRLLLALLFCSPGSTAQSPAFRVIAFFTAAEDAAHISFVREANQWFPKMAARYHFSYDTTSNWEHLNEKFLSHYQVVLFLDTRPETPAQRAAFQQYAEKGGAWIGFHFAAFALTPSAVPQNWDWYHNTFLGAGSYVSNTWRPTAAVLHVDNRHPVTRGLPERFRSAPNEWYRWSGPLRQNPDITVLASIDSSSFPLGTGPKPSEIWHNGDYPVVWTNRRYRMVYFNMGHNDMDYEHGTRQTLSHTFSSPAQNRMILQALQWLGSERGR, from the coding sequence ATGAAATTCCGCGCAACCAGCCGCCTGCTGCTGGCACTATTGTTTTGCAGCCCGGGCAGTACCGCCCAGTCACCGGCCTTCCGGGTCATCGCCTTTTTCACCGCGGCGGAAGACGCCGCCCATATCAGCTTTGTCCGCGAAGCAAACCAGTGGTTTCCAAAAATGGCAGCCCGTTATCATTTCTCCTATGACACCACCAGCAACTGGGAGCACCTGAACGAAAAATTTCTCTCCCATTACCAGGTAGTGCTGTTCCTGGATACCAGGCCGGAAACCCCTGCGCAGCGGGCAGCGTTTCAACAGTACGCCGAAAAAGGAGGCGCCTGGATCGGCTTCCATTTCGCTGCATTCGCGCTTACGCCCTCTGCCGTACCGCAAAACTGGGACTGGTACCACAACACTTTCCTTGGCGCCGGTTCCTATGTCAGTAACACCTGGCGGCCTACCGCCGCAGTACTGCATGTGGATAACCGGCACCCCGTCACCCGCGGCCTGCCGGAACGCTTCCGCTCCGCCCCCAACGAATGGTACCGCTGGAGCGGCCCTCTCCGGCAAAACCCCGATATTACAGTGCTGGCCTCGATAGACAGCAGCAGCTTCCCGCTGGGCACCGGCCCCAAACCAAGCGAAATATGGCATAACGGCGATTATCCCGTGGTGTGGACAAACCGCAGGTACAGAATGGTCTATTTCAATATGGGACACAACGATATGGATTATGAACACGGTACCCGGCAAACACTGTCACATACCTTCAGCAGCCCGGCACAAAACCGGATGATCTTACAGGCGCTGCAGTGGCTAGGCTCGGAAAGAGGACGCTGA
- the ric gene encoding iron-sulfur cluster repair di-iron protein, whose amino-acid sequence MEITENTIVGQLVAADYRTADVFRQHGIDFCCKGNKPIGDVCREKKLDIAPILHELEEISAVPACTLQNFSTMPLDQLADHIVRKHHNYVREKIPVLQQYLRKVCQVHGEQHQELWQIAALFTASSAELSNHLNKEELVLFPRIREIARKQAAGEYMDDSISAVERPISAMMEEHDHEGDRFRRIADLSNNYTPPAEACNTYRVTYALLKEFQDDLHQHIHLENNILFPRAMSTEKALTGSCRL is encoded by the coding sequence ATGGAAATCACTGAAAACACCATCGTTGGACAACTGGTAGCCGCAGACTACCGCACTGCCGACGTGTTCCGCCAGCATGGCATCGACTTCTGCTGCAAAGGCAACAAACCCATTGGCGACGTATGCCGTGAGAAAAAACTGGACATCGCGCCCATACTCCACGAACTGGAGGAAATCTCGGCGGTACCTGCCTGCACCCTGCAGAACTTCAGCACCATGCCGCTGGACCAGCTGGCAGACCACATCGTCCGCAAACACCACAACTACGTACGGGAAAAAATACCGGTACTGCAGCAGTACCTGCGCAAGGTCTGCCAGGTGCACGGCGAGCAGCACCAGGAATTATGGCAGATAGCAGCGCTCTTTACGGCATCTTCTGCTGAACTGTCCAACCACCTCAACAAAGAAGAACTGGTCCTCTTTCCCCGCATCCGGGAAATCGCCCGTAAACAGGCTGCCGGCGAGTATATGGACGACAGCATCAGCGCCGTGGAAAGACCTATCAGCGCCATGATGGAGGAACATGACCACGAGGGCGACCGATTCCGCAGAATCGCTGACCTTAGCAATAACTATACGCCGCCGGCAGAAGCCTGCAATACGTACCGCGTTACCTATGCTCTGCTGAAAGAGTTCCAGGACGACCTGCATCAACACATTCACCTGGAAAACAATATACTGTTCCCGCGTGCCATGAGCACGGAGAAAGCACTGACCGGCAGCTGCCGGCTGTAA
- a CDS encoding group III truncated hemoglobin produces MENRKDITDLTDIQSMVDTFYGKVREDELLGPIFNNLIQDRWPEHLEKMYRFWDTILLDSHTYHGAPFHPHATLPVNGLHFDRWMQLFRTTVNGLFTGPKAEEACWRGEKMAQMFLSKIEYYQGQSPLR; encoded by the coding sequence ATGGAAAACAGAAAGGATATCACTGATCTCACCGATATACAAAGCATGGTAGACACTTTCTACGGGAAGGTACGGGAAGATGAGCTACTGGGGCCTATCTTCAACAATCTCATACAGGACCGCTGGCCGGAGCACCTGGAAAAAATGTACCGCTTCTGGGACACCATCCTGCTGGACAGTCACACCTATCACGGCGCCCCCTTTCATCCGCACGCTACCCTGCCGGTCAACGGGCTTCATTTTGACCGCTGGATGCAATTGTTCCGCACCACGGTCAACGGGCTTTTCACAGGCCCTAAAGCGGAAGAAGCCTGCTGGCGCGGTGAAAAAATGGCGCAGATGTTCCTCTCCAAAATTGAATATTATCAGGGCCAGTCACCGCTGCGTTAG